The genomic segment AAAGGGACACAGAAGTGGACGCACATGGAAGAGAAAAGAGGCTGTTACTGGAGCCAGGGGAGAGCAGTGACACCTGTGCCCTGGGAATGGGCAGAAGGTAAACTCAAGGGCTAAAGGTGGGTCAGATGTGTCAGGTAGCCGGGAGCAAAGATTATCCCAGATTTCTGGCATGAGAAATTCAACACTGGTGACATCTATTAAGGAGAGGAACCCTGTAAGAATTTGGAGGGATTGTGAGTTTCATGTTAGATATGTTGACTGCAAAGTGTTTGTGAAATATCCAGCTGGAGGTGCAGAGGTGGTTGGATGGGTGGGGCTAGAACTGTAAATTTAgtattgtattaatatatttggaATAGAGATGGAAATTAAAGCCAGGAGCTTGGACAAGATCACTTCAGGAGAAACTGTGGTTTTAGACAAGGGCCTCGTGCTGAGCACGGAAGAAATTGATCATGAAAAACTGGTGAGATGCAGAAGTGTGGGAGCAGGCTCCAGCTTGGCCTCCAGTGACCCCCCTTCTTGGTTTTCATATCCTAGAGGTCCTCCCATGTGGAGGCAGCTAGTCAGGGCAGCCCATAGATTGTGGAAATGACAGTGCACGACCAAGCTGGTGGCTAAAATCTTCTGAGACCTGAATCTTTAGAGACCTAAACTGGTACCTCTGGTTCAAACAGAAAGAGGTCTGGTTCAAACAGTGATTTCTAAGAAACTCGAGGGCATTTGTCCCTCAACAGTCTCAGGAGAAACTCATAGTATAGAATATATCTCAGAGAAatatgtgggtggggctcttgCCTAATAGAGTGACTGCAGTGAGATTCCTAGGAGACACATAAAGTGTTCACAATAATTAGGACTGAAAGGGATACACTACAAAAGGGAAAGAGgcctttcagctcagttcagtcactcagttgtatccgactctttgagaccccatggactgcagcacaccaggtatCTGGGTGTGGCCTACCTGGGTAAGCTCTAGTTTAGGGTCTCCTGACGTTGGCTGGCGCTGCAGTCATCAGTAAGCTTGACTGAAGCCAGAGGATCCACTTCCAGGATCATCCATGTTACTGTGAGCAGGAGAACTCAGTTCCTCAGCATGTGAGCATCTCCGTAGGACTCACTATTTGGCATCCTCATACATGGCGACTGGCTTCCCCCcagagcaggccaggcttccctgtccatcatcaactcctgaagcttgcttaaactcatgtccattgagttggtgatgccatccaaccatatcctctgttgtccccttctcctcctgccttcaatctttcccagcatcagggtctttttcaaggagcCAGTTCTTCACTTTGACCCCCTCAAATTCTACCAAGGGGAAGCAGGCTGAGAAAATTATGTAGCTGTAAATATAGGCTACCTTTCATGGAAGAGGAAGGATGAATCAGATGGTGGAGGTCAGCCTCCAAGATGGGACCCACAACACTCCTCCTCCGTTATTTGTACTGAATACCACACTGAAAAGGACTGACCTGTGTAAAGTGTACATAGTGCGGAGTGCACTGTGTGACTTGAGGACAAGTCATGAAAGACACTGCAGCTTCCAGTTTGCTTTCCTGAATCACCTGCTCTGGGGGGAAGCCAGTCGCCATGTCATGAGGATGCCACACACTGAGTCCTGTGGAGATGCTCACATGCTGAGGAACTGAGATCTCCTGCTCACAGTAACATGGATGATCCTGGAAGTGGATCCTCTGGCTTCAGTCAAGCTTTCTGATGACTGCAGCGCCAGCCAACGTCAGGAGACCCTAAACTAGAGCTTACCCAGGTAGGCCACACCCAGATACCTGGCCCACAGCAACTGAGAagtaatatttgttattttaggATGATATGTCTTGgggggtaatttgttatgtaACAATAAATCATTAAAACAAGGAGAAAGGCCAGAAGAGTGCGAGTTCATGAAAAGTAAGTGGATTATGTTTCAAGGAGATATTGGACAAGTATGTCAAATGTTGTGAAAACATCAAATGTCTCTTATTTAGATGACAATGAAGCCCATCTGTCAATTTCATTTAGATACCTTCATTGTAGAAAACATAAACAAGAAACATCCACTGTGCTCAGTACAGCTGGTATGAGAAAACTTAGAACTATCTGCCATTCTTTTGAAGAACTTCATTAAAAATGTTCTGAAAGTCTGTGAGGCCTCTCAGtgacaacaaataaaataaaaatgctttactGCACTTACCTGGTCTCTCAGCTGCCTTCCCGTATGGATACACCATGTCACTGCTGGACTGCAACTCTGTAAAGGACAGATACACCTGCCCTTTAGCACCTGGAGTGTTAGGTATGCTGCAGATACTCAGACAAGTTGAAAAGTCaaagtattagtcacttagtcatgtctgactcattgtgaccccatggactgtagcctgccagactcctctgtccatggaattctccaggcaagaatactgaagtcagttgccatccccttcttcaggggatcttcccgacccagggatcaaacccaggtgtcccacattgcaggcagattctttaccatctaagccaccagggaagccttggtcaGACAAGTTACCTTCAGACTAAGTTAACTTcatgaaatgcaaaataaaagacTCTTATTTTACTAAAAGCAATCCCACCACCATCTTATATTAATGTtgcaatttatatattaaattatatattaaaagtaCTCATTACATTTTACGTTATGCTCAGAACAAACCCTGTGAGGTGGCTAAGTGGGTTAATGCGCTagatactcagtcactcagtcgtgtctgtttgcaaccccatggactgcagcctgccaggctactctgtccatgggattctccaggcaagaatactggagtgagttgccatttcctactccaagggatcttcccaacccagggattgaacctgtgtctcttgtgtcccctgtattggcaggcagattctttaccattgtgccacttgAAAATCCCAAAGGTGGGTTAATAGAAAGGGCAAATACATTCCTATTTCCCAAAGCAGGCAACTGAGGCCCTACAGAGGCTGCAGTTACTGGGTTAAAAGACCACACAAGATATTCATGGTTGCAGATCCTCTGGTATCAAGTTGAGCACTTTTTCCAAAATGTCCAGGCAAGATGCACCAGGGCCTCTTCATCCAGCACCCTCCTTCTACAAATATTCTCAGACCAAATCTAACATGACTTTCCACAGCCACCTGTCCTTAGAGCATAGGAATGCTGTCCTTTCTGTAGTTGGAATCAGAGAATGGGTGAAGATGTTGTCTTCTTTGCACTTTGGTTCCCATGTGACAGTACAACTTGAATGTCTGCCACAGCAATCCCCGTGGGCGCCCGGACAATGCCACCATTGTTCAGAATGTTCTTCATTGGAAGAGGCCGTCAGAGAATGGAAATTCTCCCCAGGAAGAAAACCAGTCTATTAGCTGAGagttatgctttattttttaattgcaaatgGTATCATTAACTTGAATATTCTCATCAATTATCAGATTTTTAGCTGTTTCCCAGATTTCAATCTCTCCTTGGAGACCACAACTTTATCAACATTGAATATATTTAAGCACACTTGTTATAGACTCTGAGGGCATGTCACAAAGGTATTCCAGAAAGATCAGTAGCAACAGTACCCTCTAAACAGAATACCCTGAGGAAGAAAACCCTCATAAGGAATGTGTAATAAcaatattaacaaaaataatggCTTGTAAGTGTGGTGAGTGGCACTTTATATACCTGGTCCAATTTAACCCTCCAAAGAATCCTGGGAGGTAAGATAAAGGTCTGTTCATTTCAATATCAAACATTACCATGTGGTCACACAGGTATAACACCTTTATGTCATGAAGGGCAAAAACTCATTCCTAGAACATACATGTGACTAGCAACCACCTCCCCTGCAAAAGTGACCATCTCCTCAGAGGCTTGGGCTGTTGGGAAGTAGCTCAACTTGGTGTTTTTCACACAAGTGCAAGCCTGTTAGCATTTTGCCATTCCCATATCGTGCTTCAACCTCTGTGAAGTCAATGCAGAACGTATGGAATGAAGATAAGTACATTTTTGGCTTCTGAGAAATTCAAGTAAGACATTTCCCATCTGAGGGAGTTTAGCTCTGTGGGTTTCGGAATGACGTCTACTGTCCATGTCTGAAGGAGGAGGACCCAAGGATCCGAATCCCAAACTTATCCTGGTTTCTGTTTTCTCCCTTCAGGATTTGTGCCAGGAGGTAGGAAATGAAGACTTAATCcaagaatcaatttttttttttttttggctgtgctgtgtagcacatgggatcttaattctccaaccagagattgaatccatacCTCCTGCACTGaaaactcagagtcttaaccactggaccgccagggcgAAGTCCCCCAAGAATCTATTCTTAAGTAGTGACTTGAAGATCCAAATGTTGACATCAGGTATCTATTCTCTATTTATAAAATGTGTGTTTCctgcaaaccacctcagtatatATAACCACCTCAGTGGTGTACTGTAACACCTCAGTACAGCTCCTCCTTCACACCGACAGGATCACGGAAGGCAGCAGCCACATGAGAACCACTGTAACCAGGAGTAAGATCACCAGCCCATCCCAAACAAGACACTTGGAGTCACGACTCCCAGGACGTCTGCCGTGACCGTGGGCTTTAAACCACTCGACTGCCTCCTGGAGGTCAAACGGCTGAGCCTCATACCCCAGCTCCTTCCTGGCTTTCTCCAGGCTAAAGTAATGTGTGACGCCGGTTTTGTAAACTTCGGTGCGGGTGAGGAAGGGCTGGAAGTTGTAGAGTCGCCCCAAGATGAAGTGGGTCATCTCTGTCAGGAAAGCGAAGCAATAGATGAGGGTCAGAGGGAGGCGGATGGACGGGAACTTGTAGCCCAGGCCCTCAACCAGAGGCCGGAGGAACTCAAAGTTGTTCACGGGCCTGCCATCTGAGATGAAGTAGGGCTGCCCGGCGGCAATGTGGCCCTTGTCGGCTTTGAGGGCCTCTGAGGCCAGGATGTGAGCCTGCACCAAGTTGTCCACGTGGACAAATTCCACCAGACTCTTGGGGTCTCCATACACAAACCTGAACAGGCCCTTCTCTATGTAGCTCACTATCCTGGGGAGGTGCCTCTGTTCTCCAGGCCCATAGATGCCAGCCGGCCTCAGGGCACAGGTGCTCAAGACCCCACCGCCCCTCTCCAGGGCCACACCATTGGCTGACAGCACCTTCTTCTCGGCGATAGATTTGGTCCGAGAGTAGTGATCAGGATGGAGGTGAAGGGGCAGGTAAGGCAGGGATTCGTCTCCATTTCTGATGACCTGTCCTCCGAAGATGACGTTGAAAGTGCTTGTGTACACTAACCTTGGCACCCCTCTCCTCCTGCATGCCTGGAGGATGTTGTCTGTGCCCCCCACGTTGACTTCTTCAATCAGGCTTCGATTCAGTTGCTCGCGCCCTGACATACCATAAGACGCGATATGGAACACACAAGCCACGTTGACACCCTGGAAGGCGTTCTCTATGTCAGAGAGACGGCGGATGTCTCCTAGTATAAACCGGATGCCTTCTGGAATGGTCTGAGCAGGGCGGCTGATGTCAAACAGAATCACATGGACTCCTTTCTGGTTCAGAGCACAGCCAAGCCTGCAAGAAAAAAAGGGTAAGTTAGATCAAATCACTATTAAGCTATGCCTTGGAAAAGTACagctcagacggtgaagcgtctgcctgcagtgtgggatacccgggttcgttccctgggttgggaagatcccctggagaaggaaatggcaacccactccagtactcttgcctggaaaattccatggactgaggagcctggtaggctacagtctatgggttcacaaagagtcggacatgactgagtgactttactttctttctttctttggaaaagtATATAATTTTCCCAGTCTCCTTGGCTTATCCTGTGAGTTCCTCACTTTACACGTTCACTGGTCCAAGTCTTGCttatgcaaatattaaaaaacaagcatcttcacatttatttaaattacaaTGAGAGAGGCTTTATCTTCAAAGATGGTGGTGTCCACATATTACATTCACCCAGCCCCCCGTtccaggcatgcatgcatgctagctcacttcagtcgtgcctgactctttgtgaccccatggaatgtagcccaccaggctcctctgtccatgggattctccaggcaagaatattggagtgggttgccatgccctcctccgaggaatcttcctgacccagggatcgaacctgcatctcctgcagctccctgtattgcaggtggattctttaccactgagccaccagaaaacccCTCCTCCCCCTGTTCTGGCACTCACCATCTATTCTTCAGAATATTTATGAATGATAATATAACTGTGAAAGAATAGctattaattttttgtgtgtgtgatatgacTATCTCCCCACCCCGATTCAATGCCTTTATAAAGAATTTCTCTTCAAGTGGAATGTATCTATAGCTTTCAATTTCCTAATCTGAACAGTGGGCAGCATGGTTCATTCCTGGTCTACACTGCATTAATGTAGGTTGAAAGCTATACTTTTCCCAGCAACTACCGGTAAAATACTTCCATGGACATATTTTACAGATGTACTGACCGGAAACCAAAATAGCCACCTCCTCCTGTAATGAGGACCGTTTCCTTTAGAGATTTGTGGGAATCCATATGTGGCAGTCAAAGATATCAGGACCTATGAAGAAAGCAGGATGCACCACTATTACTAACCCAACCGCAGAGGCGATGGCCCCCTACTTGGGGTTAATAGACACAAAAAGGCAGTGTGGTCCAGCAGAAAGAAGAGCTCAGACCTGGGTTCCCGTCATGGCTTTGGGACATTAGCTGACTCCTGCCCACCCCCCTCCTGTCACTTCTTGGGCTGAACAACATTTCTTCCCGTGTGTCAGCAGGAACAGTAATAATCTGCTCTGCCTGCCTGGCAAGGTCAGTGTGAAGGTTAAGTAAGATAATGTAGCTGGGAGAGCTTTGAAAAACCACAAAGCACTCTCCAAATAGAAAGCATTATTCTTAATCTGTGGAAAACACTAGAGGCTTTTTGAAAAGAAGTTGCTCAAATTTGGTAGGGAGGGTCATTTTCTGCACCCTTGCCCCCACCAAAAAATCAAGGACAGAACTCTGAagcaaatttccaacatcttttGTTTAAGACAGCACACTGCAGCATAGTTTAATACTGgcttttatgtaaaaaaaaaaacaacagggaaGGACAGAAAGGTCCTTTATGTAGCAAACCATATTCACCCACCCAGGAAATCCTCTAAGTACTCTGTGTGCTCAATACCTATGGGAACCTTGCTTCTCCCTCCTTCTGCATCTATGCtaaaattatattctaattattattttctcaagGCTCCAAGAcatctttttttcaaaaacaagacaaaacaagcaaaaagtgGGCCACTCAACTCTTTCCACTTAAGAAGAAATGGAACAGGAGGCTTGCAGGTCCTCAAAtgcatttaaacacacacacactttctctcttTCAGTCAAGTAAGTGAAGACAACTGAGAAGTATGGTTAGCTAGGGAGACTGCAAGCAACCAAAGGTGCTACCATTTGGACAGGTTCATCCCTCGGAGCTGTTGCTGCATTAAACATTGGAGCTAAAAATAAGCTCGCAGGATTCTGGAGACCGAATGGGAACACGTATAAAAATTGCCTGATGTAGTGTAGGTGCTCCATGGATGTCACTGcttgaatttccttttcttcgAGTTATAGAGTCTAGGGATTCAAGTTTTCTCTTACATTCCCACTTACCATGATAAGGTCTCTCAGAAGTACAGGATTACATAAAGCTTGTCAGATTCTTCTTGATAAACTCTAAGAAGCTTTGATCACCAGTAAAGCTAATCAGATCATTCAGAAATCAGTTGGTGTGACAGCTGAAGACAAGATTCAGCAAGTGACTGTGTCCACGGCTTGAGGGTGAGAAAATTAGGAAAACTGAGCAAAATGATGTGAAAGATGGCTGGAGTCCCAAGGTCTGACTAAGCAGTTGCCATTTGTTG from the Capra hircus breed San Clemente chromosome 18, ASM170441v1, whole genome shotgun sequence genome contains:
- the SDR42E1 gene encoding short-chain dehydrogenase/reductase family 42E member 1, translated to MDSHKSLKETVLITGGGGYFGFRLGCALNQKGVHVILFDISRPAQTIPEGIRFILGDIRRLSDIENAFQGVNVACVFHIASYGMSGREQLNRSLIEEVNVGGTDNILQACRRRGVPRLVYTSTFNVIFGGQVIRNGDESLPYLPLHLHPDHYSRTKSIAEKKVLSANGVALERGGGVLSTCALRPAGIYGPGEQRHLPRIVSYIEKGLFRFVYGDPKSLVEFVHVDNLVQAHILASEALKADKGHIAAGQPYFISDGRPVNNFEFLRPLVEGLGYKFPSIRLPLTLIYCFAFLTEMTHFILGRLYNFQPFLTRTEVYKTGVTHYFSLEKARKELGYEAQPFDLQEAVEWFKAHGHGRRPGSRDSKCLVWDGLVILLLVTVVLMWLLPSVILSV